A genomic region of Vibrio sp. 10N contains the following coding sequences:
- a CDS encoding winged helix-turn-helix domain-containing protein, with translation MPSLSIPQAQKLALLSQGLPSQPLAGNAYQQSIQAMRSLGYVQIDTISVVQRAHHHTLWSRNHRYSTDHLDRMVQDRVVYEYWSHAASYLDMQNYRFSLPKKHALKSGQQSHWFKKNPKLMAEVLSKITIDGPQMAKDFTQCAINSTTVKKQGWESKPTKQALETLYMQGDLMISERRKFHKVYDLTERVLTCDTDTRMPTADEHAQFLVLNTLKTHGIANVTEMSYLRKGTKPIVQKALYELEEMGKIEQVTVKGEAYFVLPQSLELLDKRISRQQAKLLSPFDSFIIQRDRLRKFFNFDYLLECYVPTAKREYGYFVLPILWDGRLVARVDCKAHRDRAHLEVFKLYIEPRISQREAFEHALAKELTSFALFNHCDSYNINKTIVM, from the coding sequence ATGCCATCACTGTCGATCCCACAAGCTCAAAAATTAGCCTTGCTGTCACAGGGGCTTCCTTCCCAGCCCCTTGCAGGCAATGCTTATCAACAGTCGATACAGGCTATGAGAAGCTTAGGTTACGTGCAGATTGACACCATCTCTGTGGTGCAACGTGCGCATCATCATACGCTTTGGAGTCGAAACCACCGCTACTCAACCGATCATCTTGATCGCATGGTGCAAGATAGAGTGGTCTATGAATACTGGTCGCACGCGGCGTCGTATCTTGATATGCAAAACTATCGCTTTTCGTTACCCAAAAAACACGCGCTCAAATCTGGTCAACAGAGTCACTGGTTTAAGAAGAACCCCAAATTAATGGCGGAGGTGCTCAGTAAGATCACTATTGATGGCCCGCAAATGGCGAAAGACTTTACCCAGTGTGCAATCAACTCTACCACGGTAAAAAAGCAAGGCTGGGAAAGCAAACCGACCAAGCAAGCGTTAGAGACACTGTACATGCAAGGCGATCTAATGATCAGCGAACGCCGAAAATTTCACAAAGTGTATGACTTAACCGAGAGAGTACTCACGTGCGACACAGATACGCGCATGCCAACTGCAGATGAACACGCACAGTTTCTAGTACTAAATACCCTAAAAACCCATGGCATCGCCAACGTAACAGAGATGAGCTACTTGCGAAAAGGCACCAAACCTATAGTGCAGAAAGCACTGTATGAACTCGAAGAAATGGGCAAGATAGAGCAAGTAACCGTCAAAGGCGAAGCCTACTTTGTATTACCGCAATCGCTTGAATTACTAGACAAACGAATAAGCCGCCAGCAAGCAAAGCTGCTTTCACCTTTCGATAGCTTCATAATCCAGCGCGATAGACTGCGTAAGTTTTTTAACTTCGATTACTTGTTAGAGTGTTACGTTCCGACAGCCAAAAGAGAGTATGGCTATTTTGTGCTGCCGATTTTATGGGATGGTCGATTAGTCGCTCGAGTGGATTGCAAGGCTCACCGAGATCGGGCTCATCTGGAAGTATTTAAGCTATATATCGAGCCAAGGATCTCGCAGCGAGAAGCATTTGAGCATGCGCTTGCAAAAGAACTGACATCCTTTGCCTTGTTCAATCACTGCGATAGCTACAACATCAATAAGACCATCGTGATGTAA
- a CDS encoding hybrid sensor histidine kinase/response regulator — MPEFLKYALSDTPALIMYLIGTGVLMWAIYMSYKMVKNQFKVDQSIYLPYCLYAFFIACWIYANAYFQSDLLTYYDPDIALAMAVGANIFCALAILSAYWFSCKLISKNKNKNISKLQSVILIVLSAHSLVVNLIPDMTVISVDVYSSGSFLIRFGDYNKIFFLTAPFIIVLTFLNFVRAWKSDLRLTQLKSGYMMAGVIIFMASTLIVMIGIPYFYNDFSLVWIAPTLSVFELMLIGYALLYNRFYSGRYIALVSISSLTNIALFLSPTLLLSSIGSYQSVALLGWVVFTGLFYQKSLKKVYWFFNRVLYGKSGNSIDQISSLESEFRYSCKDAVEKLNQALNVSNGHVRQIITEKDSQVLKFFNKGERILIKDELAYILNHHIDVKESMADLIDYMVLNKVSLIVPIFDDRKRISHLYLATQSAQQPLMTADQVVGLRSLFKDAGRWIIAEDKVRKSQILAGSIAHEIRNPFSKLKYQFEQIDSKVLGSDPIDLGKHNSEEIKQLHQALHESKRAVQTGTRFIDAMLSELRGESLNTERFSAHSAGELTLAAINDFSFNKPEYRQRVNVSIEDFAFWGDDTLFSFVIYNLLKNAVYYFEQYPQSKIEIGVRRQGHSNAISFTDFGPGIADTHLEQIFDDLFTQGKSSGTGLGLSYCKRVMEAFGGDIHCRSQYGKYSTFELTFPTVDEHSYETSLHAKLQPILTNKKALIIAPLTSQPWLRQALDDEFVLTVHYVTSKEQALSYLEANTVDVAMVADFEPSKASEIANAIHAVNQQSGVPTLFCTTRTEEELSYVDAFQATLFMFSKYSFWSTFAKAEQAGALKKKESLVGKKVLVVDDTHVNRLLVQSYLITEGIKVEQAASGAEAIEKAKDTAFDLIFMDIRMPNMNGFEACKEIRKFSASVPIISLSGECSPDARQSIANIMDDSIHKPADKAKLIDMLEKWCSSNKTVELPVKPLQA, encoded by the coding sequence ATGCCTGAATTTTTAAAATACGCACTCTCTGATACACCGGCACTGATCATGTACTTGATTGGTACTGGTGTATTGATGTGGGCGATTTACATGTCATATAAGATGGTTAAGAACCAGTTTAAGGTAGATCAATCGATCTACCTTCCTTACTGTCTGTATGCATTTTTCATCGCATGTTGGATTTACGCCAATGCTTATTTTCAATCTGACTTGCTGACTTATTATGACCCGGACATCGCTTTAGCGATGGCAGTAGGCGCAAATATATTTTGCGCCCTCGCCATTCTGTCAGCATATTGGTTTTCTTGTAAGCTTATTTCCAAGAACAAAAATAAGAATATCTCTAAATTACAGTCTGTTATATTAATAGTACTGTCAGCACACTCACTTGTCGTCAACTTAATTCCTGACATGACAGTTATCAGTGTCGATGTTTATTCGTCAGGGAGTTTTTTAATTCGATTCGGAGACTACAATAAAATATTTTTTCTCACCGCCCCATTTATCATCGTCCTTACTTTTCTTAACTTTGTTCGAGCATGGAAAAGCGACCTTCGATTAACTCAGCTGAAGTCGGGCTATATGATGGCGGGTGTGATCATCTTCATGGCATCAACTTTAATTGTCATGATAGGTATTCCCTACTTCTACAATGACTTCTCATTGGTGTGGATTGCACCTACCTTATCTGTGTTTGAGCTAATGCTGATCGGCTACGCCCTCCTCTACAATCGATTTTATAGTGGGCGGTACATTGCCCTAGTGAGCATCAGTTCACTCACCAATATCGCCCTGTTTCTTAGCCCTACATTGCTTCTCAGCTCAATTGGCAGTTATCAGAGCGTGGCATTACTGGGTTGGGTTGTCTTTACTGGTCTTTTCTATCAGAAGTCATTAAAAAAGGTCTACTGGTTCTTCAATCGTGTGCTGTATGGAAAGAGTGGCAACAGTATTGATCAAATAAGCAGTCTCGAGTCAGAATTTAGATACTCATGCAAAGATGCGGTTGAAAAGCTAAACCAAGCCCTGAATGTCTCTAACGGCCATGTTCGGCAGATTATTACTGAGAAAGATAGTCAAGTTCTTAAGTTCTTCAACAAGGGGGAGCGCATCCTTATCAAGGACGAACTGGCCTACATTCTCAACCATCACATTGACGTGAAAGAGAGCATGGCGGATCTCATTGACTACATGGTGTTGAATAAGGTGTCACTCATCGTGCCCATTTTCGACGACCGCAAGCGTATCTCTCATTTATACCTCGCCACTCAGTCCGCTCAGCAGCCGCTCATGACTGCAGACCAAGTAGTAGGGCTACGCTCACTATTTAAAGATGCCGGCCGCTGGATCATCGCCGAAGATAAAGTGCGAAAAAGCCAAATTTTGGCGGGCTCTATCGCTCACGAAATACGTAACCCATTCAGTAAGCTAAAGTATCAGTTTGAGCAAATCGACAGCAAAGTGTTGGGCAGTGACCCGATTGATCTTGGCAAGCATAACTCTGAAGAAATCAAACAACTGCACCAAGCGCTCCACGAAAGCAAACGCGCTGTTCAAACTGGAACACGCTTCATCGATGCTATGCTGTCGGAACTAAGAGGTGAATCGCTTAACACAGAGCGGTTCTCAGCTCATTCTGCTGGAGAGTTAACTTTAGCTGCCATCAACGACTTCAGCTTTAACAAACCTGAATATCGCCAACGAGTCAATGTCAGTATCGAAGACTTTGCGTTTTGGGGTGACGATACCCTGTTTAGCTTCGTGATTTACAACTTACTCAAAAATGCTGTCTACTACTTTGAGCAGTACCCACAAAGTAAAATAGAGATCGGCGTGCGTCGTCAAGGGCACAGCAATGCTATATCGTTTACCGATTTCGGCCCCGGTATTGCTGACACTCACCTAGAGCAGATTTTCGATGATCTTTTTACTCAAGGAAAAAGCTCTGGCACAGGCCTTGGACTATCGTATTGTAAACGTGTCATGGAAGCCTTTGGTGGCGACATCCATTGCCGTTCTCAATATGGCAAGTACTCTACCTTCGAGTTAACTTTTCCAACGGTTGATGAGCACTCCTACGAAACAAGTTTGCATGCTAAGCTCCAGCCGATTCTGACTAATAAGAAAGCACTGATCATCGCCCCTCTCACCTCTCAGCCCTGGCTGCGGCAGGCGCTGGACGATGAGTTTGTACTCACCGTTCACTACGTCACTTCCAAAGAGCAAGCGCTGTCCTACTTAGAAGCCAACACGGTTGATGTCGCGATGGTGGCAGATTTTGAGCCCTCAAAGGCCAGTGAGATAGCCAATGCTATCCATGCTGTGAATCAGCAAAGTGGCGTCCCTACGCTATTCTGTACCACACGTACTGAAGAAGAACTTAGCTACGTTGATGCCTTCCAAGCCACACTCTTTATGTTCAGCAAATATAGCTTCTGGAGTACCTTTGCTAAAGCTGAGCAAGCCGGCGCTTTGAAGAAAAAGGAATCGTTAGTCGGTAAAAAGGTGCTGGTCGTCGATGATACTCATGTTAACCGCTTACTGGTGCAAAGCTATCTGATAACAGAAGGCATAAAGGTTGAGCAAGCAGCGTCAGGAGCCGAGGCCATTGAAAAAGCGAAAGACACGGCATTTGATCTCATTTTTATGGATATCCGCATGCCTAACATGAATGGCTTTGAGGCTTGTAAAGAAATCCGTAAGTTCAGCGCATCTGTGCCTATTATTTCGCTATCGGGAGAGTGCAGCCCGGATGCTCGTCAATCGATTGCAAACATAATGGACGATTCGATTCATAAACCTGCGGATAAAGCGAAGCTGATAGACATGCTAGAGAAATGGTGTAGCAGCAACAAGACAGTCGAACTTCCAGTGAAGCCGCTACAAGCGTAG
- a CDS encoding glycoside hydrolase family 13 protein → MTTEQLEQRWWHDAVVYQIYPRSFNDSNGDGIGDIPGIIEKLDYIQGLGVNVIWLSPVYKSPMDDNGYDISGYREIAPEFGTMSDMEALLREADLRGIKIVMDLVINHTSDEHPWFVESKSSKDSPKRDWYIWKDPKEDGSEPNNWESFFKPKAWTLDETTGQYYLHLFSNKQPDLNWANPEVREAIYDMMHFWLKKGLGGFRMDVINMIGKPSDYPDATIFDAGVAGWEHWSNNLLAHQYLREMHDKVLKHYDVLTVGETPFTTTLDGRYYSHPDRNEISMIFQFEHVSIDREEHNAVKKDFDLVQYKEIMSRWQEDLYQKGWNSLYWSNHDQPRTVSRYGSDSPEYRVISAKMLGTVLHMMSGTPYIYQGEEIGMTNKHFSHIDEFNDLMAKFHYQKMMDRGVSDEAAIAFLNDFSRDHARVPVQWNTNDHAGFTTGTPWLPVNKNYVDINAEQAVNDEASIYHHYRKLIALRKSKEYGDVIVYGSNTLLDPEDSEVYAYIRSSGDKSLLIIANFTHHTLQRTYPGSVKKVVINNYTNTLSSLHDVVLMPYQALVIET, encoded by the coding sequence ATGACAACGGAACAACTGGAGCAACGTTGGTGGCATGACGCCGTGGTATATCAAATCTACCCAAGAAGTTTCAATGACTCCAATGGCGATGGCATTGGTGATATTCCCGGCATCATCGAGAAACTCGATTATATCCAAGGCTTAGGCGTTAATGTGATTTGGCTAAGCCCAGTTTACAAATCTCCGATGGATGACAACGGCTACGATATTTCGGGCTATCGAGAGATCGCGCCTGAGTTCGGGACTATGTCTGACATGGAAGCGCTCTTGAGGGAAGCGGATCTGCGGGGCATCAAGATTGTCATGGATTTAGTGATCAACCACACTTCAGATGAGCACCCTTGGTTTGTCGAATCTAAAAGCAGCAAAGACAGTCCCAAGCGTGACTGGTACATCTGGAAAGATCCAAAAGAGGATGGCAGTGAGCCCAACAACTGGGAATCATTCTTTAAACCCAAGGCATGGACGCTCGATGAGACCACAGGTCAATACTATCTGCATTTATTCAGCAATAAACAGCCTGATCTCAATTGGGCTAACCCAGAAGTCAGAGAAGCCATTTACGATATGATGCACTTCTGGCTCAAGAAAGGCTTAGGCGGCTTTCGCATGGACGTCATCAATATGATTGGCAAGCCATCAGACTATCCGGACGCCACTATCTTCGATGCCGGTGTCGCCGGTTGGGAGCATTGGTCAAACAACTTACTTGCTCACCAGTATCTGCGAGAAATGCATGACAAAGTACTTAAACATTACGATGTACTTACCGTCGGTGAAACACCCTTCACCACGACGCTCGATGGGCGCTACTACTCTCACCCAGATCGCAACGAAATCAGTATGATATTCCAGTTCGAGCATGTCAGCATCGACCGCGAAGAGCACAACGCAGTGAAAAAAGATTTCGATTTAGTTCAATACAAGGAAATCATGTCTCGCTGGCAAGAAGACCTCTATCAGAAAGGCTGGAACAGTCTCTACTGGAGCAATCACGATCAACCTAGAACCGTGTCTCGCTACGGTTCCGACTCCCCTGAATATCGCGTCATTAGTGCGAAAATGCTCGGTACCGTTCTTCATATGATGAGTGGTACACCCTATATCTATCAGGGTGAAGAGATAGGGATGACCAACAAGCACTTTAGCCACATTGATGAGTTTAACGACCTAATGGCTAAATTCCATTACCAAAAAATGATGGATCGCGGCGTATCTGACGAAGCTGCCATTGCTTTTCTCAACGATTTCTCTCGTGACCATGCTCGAGTCCCAGTTCAATGGAATACTAACGACCATGCTGGCTTCACCACTGGCACACCGTGGCTTCCGGTCAACAAGAACTATGTCGATATCAATGCAGAGCAAGCCGTCAACGATGAAGCTTCCATCTATCACCATTACCGAAAACTCATTGCACTTCGTAAGAGCAAAGAGTACGGCGACGTTATTGTGTATGGGAGCAACACTTTGCTCGATCCAGAAGACAGTGAAGTCTACGCGTACATTCGTTCTAGTGGTGATAAGTCACTACTGATCATTGCTAATTTCACTCACCATACCCTACAGAGGACCTATCCGGGTAGCGTTAAGAAAGTTGTGATTAACAACTACACCAATACACTGAGTTCCTTACATGATGTAGTACTTATGCCTTATCAGGCTCTGGTCATTGAAACCTAA
- a CDS encoding homocysteine S-methyltransferase family protein encodes MKAVTILDGGMGRELERIGAPFSQPLWSAQALIESPHFVKQAHQAFIEAGAELITVNSYACVPFHLGDELYAQQGVTLAAKAAKLAHEAATEAKHHVRVAGSLPPVFGSYRPDLFQAERAQAISRELLCAQDDYVDLWLAETVASIAEARMYAALFNTTDKPAYICFTLQDEPDQPAKLRSGEPLEEAVTLLLNAGATGLFFNCSIPEVIAQAIEVVNRITASEGRVLEIGVFANSFTPIKSGHQANEAMQTVRHFSPGEYLAFAKRWYELGASIIGGCCGIEPRHIELLARWKRDLIEMDALS; translated from the coding sequence ATGAAAGCAGTTACTATTTTAGATGGTGGCATGGGTCGAGAGTTAGAGCGTATTGGCGCGCCATTCTCCCAGCCATTGTGGAGCGCGCAAGCGTTGATTGAATCTCCACACTTTGTCAAACAAGCGCACCAAGCCTTTATCGAAGCAGGCGCGGAACTGATTACGGTCAATAGCTATGCTTGCGTTCCTTTCCATTTAGGAGATGAGCTGTACGCGCAGCAAGGTGTCACGCTCGCAGCTAAAGCGGCCAAACTCGCCCATGAAGCGGCCACAGAAGCGAAGCACCATGTACGCGTTGCAGGGTCGCTGCCACCGGTATTTGGCTCGTATCGACCTGACTTGTTCCAGGCAGAACGCGCACAAGCGATCAGCCGAGAACTGTTATGTGCTCAGGATGACTATGTTGATTTGTGGTTGGCGGAGACTGTCGCGAGTATCGCTGAGGCTCGTATGTACGCGGCACTTTTTAACACTACCGATAAACCCGCTTATATCTGTTTTACGCTGCAAGATGAACCTGACCAACCTGCAAAGCTTCGCTCCGGTGAGCCATTGGAAGAAGCGGTGACATTGTTATTGAACGCAGGAGCGACGGGCCTGTTCTTTAACTGCTCGATCCCTGAGGTGATTGCCCAAGCGATAGAAGTGGTGAATCGCATCACTGCAAGTGAAGGTAGAGTTTTGGAGATCGGAGTATTTGCCAACAGTTTTACGCCGATTAAATCAGGGCATCAAGCGAATGAAGCCATGCAAACTGTAAGGCATTTTTCGCCTGGGGAGTATCTTGCTTTTGCTAAGCGTTGGTATGAGTTAGGAGCATCGATAATTGGGGGCTGTTGTGGTATAGAGCCAAGGCATATCGAACTTTTAGCCCGTTGGAAGCGAGATCTTATCGAGATGGATGCGCTCAGTTAA
- a CDS encoding acyl-homoserine-lactone synthase, which produces MSDYNVIDTQDHNLLSIEDEKHALLQQVHNYVEANCDDTLFETIINKRVNQLINSGLCDCANGNLASKYDSEIMSNLIQNTALFDVPNFYRYIERKSQPLFGSVLSLWAEYQRFTLLLDTCLTRGDVADDELRVLAKVELDDGFHAELVQNIEQDCRKFLTHFSSQPLDLSNANTLMNLETFVKQQQWYEMLFELDLSAQGEHFILYQCDDLGNRTLVASAKIQRWDKKQDWLAFAPFFQSDNWSVSINDRNIRALESSGLFDGALSDRLTLSTAQHLDTSFAQSLARGHDCCELIRMAVSGPARRLNTILYLSIKHIALFMEQVGIKGVYVITEQPALLYFFQSVNLYSDEPDCYVPMTYLRINPTKPYTYKGLILSNPMVKAIGECNYKQYYKQVLSARKKSTTHFASCLNF; this is translated from the coding sequence ATGTCTGATTACAACGTCATCGATACGCAAGACCACAACTTACTGTCTATTGAAGACGAGAAACACGCGTTGTTGCAACAAGTCCACAATTATGTTGAGGCTAATTGCGACGATACACTGTTTGAAACAATTATTAACAAAAGAGTCAACCAACTCATTAATTCTGGGCTATGTGATTGTGCCAATGGCAATTTAGCCAGCAAATACGATTCAGAAATAATGTCGAACTTAATACAAAACACGGCGCTGTTTGATGTGCCCAATTTTTATCGATATATAGAAAGAAAATCTCAACCGCTGTTTGGTAGTGTGTTGTCATTATGGGCCGAATATCAACGCTTTACATTATTGCTCGATACTTGTCTGACTCGAGGCGATGTGGCTGACGATGAACTACGGGTTTTAGCAAAGGTGGAGCTAGACGATGGATTTCACGCAGAGCTAGTACAAAACATCGAGCAAGATTGCAGGAAATTTCTGACGCATTTCTCAAGCCAACCGCTTGATCTGTCCAATGCCAATACTTTGATGAATTTGGAAACCTTTGTGAAACAGCAACAGTGGTATGAAATGTTGTTTGAACTGGATCTATCCGCTCAAGGAGAGCACTTTATTCTTTACCAGTGTGACGATTTGGGCAATCGAACCTTAGTCGCTTCAGCAAAAATCCAGCGCTGGGATAAGAAACAAGATTGGTTGGCCTTTGCGCCTTTCTTTCAATCAGACAACTGGTCCGTTTCAATTAATGATAGAAATATCAGAGCTTTAGAGTCTTCCGGTCTATTTGACGGCGCACTCAGCGATAGGCTCACACTATCGACAGCTCAACATCTTGATACGTCTTTTGCGCAAAGCTTGGCACGGGGTCACGACTGCTGTGAGCTAATAAGAATGGCCGTCAGCGGGCCCGCTCGCCGATTAAATACTATTCTGTATTTATCCATCAAACACATCGCGCTTTTCATGGAGCAAGTGGGGATTAAAGGAGTCTATGTCATCACTGAGCAACCCGCCTTGTTGTACTTCTTCCAATCAGTCAATTTATATAGCGACGAACCTGACTGTTACGTTCCAATGACATACCTGAGAATAAACCCGACAAAACCTTACACTTACAAAGGGTTAATTTTGAGCAATCCAATGGTGAAAGCTATTGGAGAATGCAACTATAAGCAGTACTATAAGCAGGTGTTGTCAGCAAGGAAGAAGAGCACGACTCATTTTGCATCATGCCTGAATTTTTAA
- a CDS encoding MFS transporter, producing MTFKQILQIRNVRYFLMFRSSYFARFYYPVFTLLYLDYGLTLSQFAMLNVVWAATIVISEVPSGAFADTLGRKKLVVLSSIVMFVEIAMIAFVPTGNPNLVFMVFLVNRVLSGLAMSLASGADEALAYDTLKEQGKSEIWPQVLQIQLRIASSVGIVVTLVGAAMYDVNVMGQVAEWFGFARPENTQDIMRIPVYATLLVALVAIYAATSMQEESKAASHGGGKVATSIASLKLTLDTGKWVLSTPYVLFILLYYSLFEHTSRMFLTMNSQYYRAIEIPIIYIGFIGAGVSVFQILLAGQSRRLAEHMEPKSFIALMGLAAMASYFWISRGWPIYGVIPALLLVFITMTVNIFISYHLNRKTESHNRATVLSFKGLMFNLGYGLIGMLYAYYYKMVSQNYSEQQIAQHLDFLASLSSFFYYFAALFIAVSTLFYFSNKKRPVFD from the coding sequence ATGACATTCAAACAAATACTTCAAATCAGAAATGTGCGCTACTTTTTGATGTTTCGCAGCAGCTATTTCGCTCGCTTTTACTACCCAGTATTTACGCTGCTTTATTTAGACTACGGCCTAACCTTGTCTCAATTTGCCATGCTAAATGTGGTGTGGGCCGCGACCATCGTAATTTCTGAAGTCCCCTCCGGTGCCTTTGCCGATACGTTGGGGCGGAAAAAACTGGTCGTCCTATCTTCTATCGTAATGTTTGTTGAAATTGCCATGATAGCCTTTGTACCAACGGGGAATCCGAATTTGGTCTTCATGGTATTTTTGGTCAATCGCGTGCTGAGCGGACTTGCGATGTCACTAGCCAGTGGGGCCGATGAAGCGCTCGCTTACGACACGCTAAAGGAACAAGGTAAGTCAGAGATATGGCCGCAAGTACTACAGATACAACTGCGTATTGCTTCCAGTGTGGGGATTGTAGTAACCCTAGTTGGGGCTGCAATGTACGATGTCAACGTAATGGGTCAGGTCGCAGAGTGGTTTGGATTCGCCAGGCCTGAAAATACCCAAGACATCATGCGAATTCCCGTTTACGCTACACTGCTCGTCGCCTTAGTGGCAATTTATGCTGCCACCAGCATGCAAGAAGAGAGCAAAGCAGCCAGCCATGGGGGTGGTAAAGTTGCGACCTCAATAGCCAGCTTAAAGCTCACCCTAGATACCGGGAAGTGGGTTTTATCGACACCTTACGTGCTGTTTATCTTGCTCTATTACAGCTTGTTTGAGCACACCTCCCGAATGTTTTTGACCATGAACAGTCAGTATTACCGTGCCATTGAGATCCCGATCATCTACATCGGTTTTATTGGTGCCGGCGTCAGTGTGTTTCAAATTCTATTGGCAGGGCAAAGTCGCAGGTTGGCCGAACATATGGAACCCAAGTCCTTCATTGCACTGATGGGGCTTGCTGCCATGGCGAGCTATTTCTGGATCAGTCGCGGCTGGCCTATTTATGGCGTTATTCCCGCTCTGTTATTGGTGTTCATTACCATGACAGTGAATATCTTTATTAGCTATCACCTCAACAGAAAAACCGAGTCGCATAACAGAGCCACCGTTCTTAGCTTTAAAGGTCTTATGTTTAACCTCGGCTACGGCTTAATCGGTATGCTGTATGCGTATTACTACAAAATGGTGTCTCAAAACTACAGCGAGCAACAAATCGCACAGCATCTCGACTTTCTGGCGTCACTGTCCTCGTTTTTCTATTACTTCGCCGCCTTGTTCATCGCGGTCAGTACCCTGTTTTATTTCAGCAATAAGAAACGTCCCGTATTTGACTAG
- a CDS encoding MFS transporter, which produces MTQLRLWYLAQSSIGIVGWIGVAILLNPIIIERTASGTLLGQVMALIGGAGILAPVIGAVADKYACHRLLQRGALLINLAALVVLYFAQSSAMTYWLVGALMGIAIVTLLVLNPTFVIAHSENQQEEGRSLAKLFQFQFLGVVVSGVLIALAGHYQLTTEVKLQLLMALLVMIIIAVFIAPPAPINAKPVEVTESEQTPGHLQRAFLPWALFLLSAFCSMFLSANLMELGPLLIKEVYNVEIGNSALGMATSAAICIFLLEPAGRWMQKSGPFKVWLTAQGIFLVLGLVFWSTVGMTVPDVLPVALLVILIQAMSWNDLAVPAIAVRLSPTSPALTQGMLMFAMAGGFGGGTLLAGLCIDAFGYASVFTLALVGIILSLVFIALIVVTGHRRQLQSD; this is translated from the coding sequence ATGACTCAACTTCGTCTTTGGTACCTAGCGCAATCTTCGATTGGCATCGTTGGTTGGATTGGTGTTGCCATCCTTCTAAACCCAATCATTATTGAACGCACGGCAAGCGGGACTCTGCTTGGCCAAGTTATGGCTCTTATTGGGGGAGCGGGCATTTTGGCTCCGGTTATTGGAGCCGTTGCCGATAAGTACGCCTGCCACCGTTTGCTGCAACGTGGGGCGCTGCTTATTAATCTTGCTGCGCTTGTTGTGCTCTATTTTGCTCAATCGTCCGCGATGACCTACTGGTTGGTAGGGGCGCTGATGGGGATTGCGATTGTTACGCTGTTGGTTCTAAACCCTACTTTTGTCATCGCGCACAGTGAAAACCAACAGGAAGAAGGGCGCAGCTTGGCCAAGTTGTTTCAGTTTCAATTTTTGGGTGTTGTTGTCTCTGGTGTGCTTATTGCGCTTGCGGGCCATTATCAGCTCACAACAGAGGTGAAATTGCAGCTGCTCATGGCGTTGCTGGTGATGATCATCATTGCGGTTTTCATCGCACCTCCTGCTCCCATCAACGCTAAGCCAGTGGAGGTAACGGAGAGCGAGCAAACACCAGGCCATCTACAAAGGGCATTTCTGCCTTGGGCACTGTTTTTGTTATCGGCATTTTGCTCAATGTTCTTGTCGGCCAATTTGATGGAGCTTGGACCGCTGCTCATCAAAGAAGTCTACAACGTTGAGATTGGCAATTCCGCGTTGGGTATGGCGACCTCTGCCGCTATCTGCATCTTCTTGCTTGAACCGGCTGGAAGATGGATGCAAAAAAGTGGCCCCTTTAAAGTTTGGCTGACAGCACAAGGTATTTTCTTGGTGTTGGGCTTAGTGTTTTGGTCAACGGTCGGCATGACAGTGCCCGATGTCCTGCCGGTAGCTTTGCTGGTCATATTAATCCAGGCGATGTCTTGGAATGATCTCGCGGTTCCAGCTATCGCGGTGAGATTGAGCCCGACGTCTCCGGCTTTAACTCAAGGTATGCTGATGTTTGCTATGGCAGGGGGCTTTGGCGGCGGTACGCTATTGGCGGGCCTATGCATAGATGCCTTTGGCTATGCCTCGGTATTTACCCTTGCACTCGTAGGTATTATTTTGTCGTTGGTGTTCATCGCGCTTATTGTTGTGACAGGTCATCGTCGTCAACTGCAAAGCGACTAG